One Gimesia aquarii DNA segment encodes these proteins:
- a CDS encoding ATP-binding cassette domain-containing protein translates to MPKTVMLSNTLIQETTSASSIGVFEISHRYGDRLALNQLSFEVHPSEIFGLLGPNGGGKTTLFRLLSTLLPLQSGTANIAGLDLATESQRIRNLIGVTFQSPSLDGKLTVQENLKHQAHLYGISGALMRERIENALKHLGLTDRKHGLADSLSGGLKRRVEIAKGLLHAPQVLLLDEPSTGLDPGARHDLWKYLKQLQREDGVTILITTHLMEEAEQCDRLGILHQGELVALGTPDKLRASVGGDCLTIHSEYLDELQTKITEKFSVVPQIVNHSLRLEHPRGHEFLKELIDAFPQLVTSVSLGKPTLEDVFIHETGHQFWQAKETV, encoded by the coding sequence ATGCCGAAAACAGTCATGTTGAGTAATACACTAATTCAGGAAACAACATCCGCATCAAGTATCGGTGTTTTTGAAATATCACACCGCTACGGTGATCGGCTTGCCCTCAATCAGCTCAGCTTTGAAGTGCATCCTTCTGAAATCTTTGGATTGCTGGGGCCAAACGGTGGTGGCAAGACAACACTCTTTCGCTTGCTCTCCACTTTACTGCCGCTCCAATCTGGTACAGCAAACATCGCCGGTCTCGACCTGGCAACAGAGTCACAACGAATCCGCAATCTCATAGGCGTGACTTTTCAATCTCCCAGTCTGGATGGCAAATTGACTGTTCAGGAAAATCTGAAACACCAGGCGCACCTTTACGGCATTTCCGGTGCATTGATGCGCGAGCGTATTGAAAATGCACTTAAACATTTAGGGCTCACCGATCGCAAGCACGGCCTTGCCGACTCGTTATCTGGTGGATTGAAACGACGTGTTGAAATCGCCAAAGGCTTATTACACGCACCACAAGTCTTACTACTCGATGAACCAAGCACAGGTCTCGACCCGGGTGCGCGGCACGATCTTTGGAAATATCTGAAACAGTTACAGCGCGAGGATGGCGTGACCATACTCATTACCACGCATTTAATGGAAGAAGCAGAACAATGTGACCGACTGGGAATCCTCCATCAGGGAGAATTAGTCGCATTGGGAACTCCTGATAAATTACGTGCCTCGGTCGGCGGCGACTGCTTGACCATCCATTCAGAATATCTCGACGAACTGCAAACAAAAATCACTGAAAAATTCAGTGTTGTCCCGCAAATCGTGAACCACAGTTTGAGATTAGAACACCCAAGAGGACACGAATTCCTCAAAGAACTGATTGATGCCTTCCCGCAACTCGTGACGTCCGTATCACTCGGAAAGCCGACACTGGAAGACGTCTTCATCCACGAGACCGGACATCAATTCTGGCAGGCGAAGGAGACTGTATGA
- a CDS encoding ABC transporter permease, with the protein MNQIFYIPTAGPAKQFLLPVLTLAQREVVRFLRQRTRVIGALIQPILFWILFGAGLRGSFKPPEWAASGMTYQEYFFPGVTVMILMFTAIFSTISIIEDRKEGFLQGVLVSPVPRTSIVLGKLLGGTILAVLQAVLFILLGPLLKIVGLAPDFQTGVTLASFIPLILFLFLLGFSLTALGFVIAWPMESTQGFHAIMSVFLMPMWLLSGSFFPAGNSGWLSWIIRANPLTYGVTGLRRILTPEPGLSSTPGNPSMIICLTVTSVVCIIYIALAIWMTQKRSTRNAR; encoded by the coding sequence ATGAACCAGATCTTCTATATACCGACGGCCGGACCTGCAAAACAGTTTTTGTTACCAGTCCTGACACTTGCCCAACGAGAAGTTGTTCGATTCCTACGTCAACGAACTCGCGTGATCGGTGCATTGATCCAACCGATTTTGTTCTGGATTCTATTTGGTGCCGGCCTGCGAGGTTCATTCAAGCCTCCTGAGTGGGCGGCATCAGGCATGACCTACCAGGAATACTTCTTCCCAGGTGTGACCGTCATGATTTTGATGTTCACTGCCATTTTCTCTACAATCTCGATCATCGAGGATCGGAAAGAGGGATTCCTGCAAGGAGTATTAGTCTCTCCTGTACCTCGTACTTCCATTGTTCTGGGAAAGCTGCTCGGCGGCACAATCCTGGCGGTTTTACAAGCTGTCCTGTTTATTTTGCTAGGGCCGCTATTAAAAATTGTAGGACTCGCCCCTGATTTTCAAACGGGTGTTACGCTAGCCAGTTTCATACCACTGATCCTGTTTCTGTTTCTGCTTGGCTTCAGCCTGACAGCTCTCGGCTTTGTCATTGCCTGGCCCATGGAATCCACACAAGGCTTTCATGCGATCATGTCAGTCTTTCTGATGCCGATGTGGTTGCTGTCCGGCTCTTTTTTCCCGGCGGGAAATTCGGGATGGCTCTCGTGGATCATCCGAGCCAACCCGTTAACCTATGGAGTGACCGGATTGCGACGTATATTAACTCCCGAACCAGGTCTGTCCAGTACACCGGGAAATCCTTCGATGATAATCTGCCTGACCGTCACAAGCGTGGTGTGTATAATTTATATAGCTCTTGCCATCTGGATGACACAAAAACGATCAACCAGAAATGCCCGTTAA
- a CDS encoding DUF420 domain-containing protein, with protein sequence MNENQSIRRIPRILILMLWVLVAISAIATWKLKSQSDLALKKIESEKAAASKSDPDKAPNGIDNNTEKVSKGHIWPEEGIEDFSLTERSGRKVTKKDLLGKPWVACFVFTRCAGPCPRVSGQFYQLQKDLKDTDFKLVTITVDPKNDTPEVLSRYAESVGADPEKWLFLTGDQKDIFHLIEKSFLMPVQENTGPARKPGFEVIHTTNVMLVDKDGRVLGKYNAVNDAEMAALRKAVREQVDSDAKKKEMQEAKPKQATPPKAGMISLTPLLTHQISDRLSALFLSQTEPEAEESAAAVEENQVEAKQAPDWVLQLPTVNAVLNGLATILLIVGYTFIRKGEKEKHKKTMLTAFGTSILFLVFYLLYHFALQSYTGNASRKFEGEGPIRPVYYFILITHVILAASVPLLAWITIRRGLKKQWEAHRRIAKITFPIWLYVSITGVIIYFMLYHLPGAA encoded by the coding sequence ATGAATGAAAATCAATCAATTCGGCGCATACCTCGAATTTTAATTTTGATGCTATGGGTACTGGTCGCCATCAGTGCGATTGCTACCTGGAAGCTGAAATCCCAAAGTGATCTGGCATTGAAAAAAATCGAATCAGAAAAAGCGGCGGCTTCAAAGTCAGATCCAGACAAAGCCCCGAACGGTATAGATAATAATACGGAAAAAGTTTCGAAAGGTCACATCTGGCCTGAAGAGGGAATCGAAGATTTTTCACTGACGGAGCGAAGCGGCCGCAAGGTGACAAAGAAAGACCTTTTGGGAAAGCCATGGGTAGCCTGTTTTGTGTTTACGCGTTGTGCTGGCCCCTGCCCGCGTGTCTCCGGCCAGTTTTATCAGCTACAAAAGGACTTAAAAGATACAGACTTCAAACTGGTAACAATTACTGTTGATCCCAAAAACGATACACCTGAAGTATTATCCCGTTATGCGGAATCAGTGGGCGCTGATCCGGAAAAGTGGCTCTTTCTGACGGGAGATCAAAAAGACATTTTTCATCTGATCGAGAAAAGTTTTCTAATGCCCGTTCAGGAAAACACGGGGCCTGCCAGAAAACCCGGCTTTGAAGTGATCCACACCACAAACGTGATGCTGGTTGATAAAGACGGTCGCGTCTTAGGAAAATATAACGCAGTGAACGACGCCGAGATGGCTGCATTGAGAAAAGCCGTTCGTGAACAAGTTGATTCGGATGCTAAAAAAAAAGAAATGCAGGAAGCTAAGCCAAAACAAGCCACTCCTCCTAAAGCTGGTATGATTTCGCTCACTCCTTTGTTGACTCATCAGATCTCGGACCGATTGTCTGCGCTATTCCTGAGTCAAACAGAACCAGAGGCTGAAGAGTCAGCAGCAGCGGTGGAGGAAAATCAAGTCGAAGCAAAACAGGCCCCTGACTGGGTTCTGCAGCTCCCCACTGTGAATGCCGTACTCAACGGGTTGGCAACAATTTTGTTGATCGTCGGTTACACTTTCATTCGCAAAGGTGAAAAAGAAAAACACAAAAAAACGATGCTCACCGCGTTTGGAACTTCGATTTTGTTTCTGGTTTTCTATCTACTGTACCACTTTGCGTTACAAAGCTACACGGGAAATGCTTCACGCAAATTTGAAGGGGAAGGCCCGATCAGACCCGTTTATTACTTTATTTTGATTACGCATGTCATTCTGGCAGCATCTGTACCGCTACTGGCCTGGATCACCATTCGACGTGGACTAAAAAAACAGTGGGAAGCACATCGCCGTATTGCCAAAATCACATTTCCGATCTGGCTATATGTCTCAATTACGGGCGTTATTATCTATTTCATGCTTTACCATTTACCGGGAGCGGCCTGA
- a CDS encoding Dabb family protein, which yields MADSQLAHMVYFTLKDTSPEASEAMVEACHKYLKDHPGVLYFSAGVRGAEFERDVNDQQYHVALNVVFDNKDSHDKYQVAADHLEFIEENKAKWAQVRVFDSYVRS from the coding sequence ATGGCAGACTCGCAATTAGCTCATATGGTTTACTTCACCCTCAAAGACACATCTCCTGAAGCTTCAGAAGCGATGGTGGAAGCCTGCCATAAATACCTAAAAGATCACCCGGGCGTACTTTATTTTTCCGCAGGTGTCCGCGGTGCTGAATTTGAGCGTGATGTCAACGACCAACAATATCATGTGGCTTTAAACGTGGTCTTTGATAACAAAGATTCCCACGATAAATATCAGGTTGCGGCAGACCATCTTGAATTTATTGAGGAAAATAAAGCAAAGTGGGCTCAGGTCCGTGTCTTTGACAGCTATGTACGTAGCTAA
- a CDS encoding ABC transporter ATP-binding protein, whose translation MNQIEMEHVSCGYAEREVLKQVSLGIQAGTVLVLLGPNGSGKTTLLRSLFNLIALKEGKILVEGLAVDQLSRKQVAQRLALSPQMEEPHWPMTIEETVQLGRSSHRGWVQPFQADDADYVDTALRQTGLVELRQRKITEISGGEWRRTLIARALAQQTKVLCLDEPTTGLDLKYQVEILTLIRDLAHERDLTVILTLHDLNLASSFADQIVLLNQGRIEAAGTGQEVLTEDRISAVYQTTVKVLPHPEYQTPFVIPVL comes from the coding sequence ATGAATCAAATCGAAATGGAACATGTTTCCTGTGGTTACGCAGAACGCGAAGTATTAAAACAGGTTTCCCTTGGCATTCAGGCAGGAACGGTGCTTGTATTACTGGGGCCAAATGGTTCGGGAAAAACGACCTTGTTACGTTCGTTGTTCAATTTGATTGCGTTGAAAGAAGGGAAAATTCTGGTTGAAGGCCTGGCCGTTGATCAACTCTCACGCAAACAGGTTGCACAAAGACTGGCGCTTTCGCCACAGATGGAAGAACCGCATTGGCCCATGACCATTGAAGAAACGGTTCAGTTAGGACGCAGTTCCCATCGTGGTTGGGTTCAACCCTTTCAGGCAGATGATGCGGACTACGTTGATACAGCACTTCGACAAACAGGGTTGGTGGAACTTCGTCAGAGGAAAATAACCGAGATTTCAGGAGGCGAGTGGCGTCGCACTTTAATTGCCCGTGCATTGGCTCAACAGACAAAAGTCCTCTGTCTGGATGAACCAACGACGGGATTGGATCTGAAATACCAGGTCGAAATTCTTACTTTAATTCGAGACCTGGCGCACGAGCGAGACCTGACTGTGATTCTGACACTACATGATTTGAATTTGGCCAGTAGCTTTGCCGACCAAATCGTATTATTGAATCAAGGACGAATTGAGGCTGCGGGAACCGGACAGGAAGTCTTAACTGAAGATCGTATTTCTGCCGTTTATCAAACGACCGTTAAGGTGCTACCGCATCCGGAGTATCAGACACCTTTTGTGATTCCCGTTCTCTGA
- a CDS encoding FecCD family ABC transporter permease — MKSRQPFLVWRMIPLIGLLFAALLLGMHWGAVSFSLREIWDALWNPTDDSYVNTILWQIRMPRVILAACVGGGLAVAGAAFQGVFRNPLADPFIIGASSGAALGATLALTFIAGSTITVTATWQIPWLILSAFAGAVVIVGAVFIIAALSKAGRNSYLLTLILAGMALSSFTGALVSLIMFLNHEMLSTIFNWLLGSFSGRHWNEIMIAGPVIFFSGGVLWLLSRPLDLLSFGDETALTLGLPIGKFRFMILLAATLCTAACVAVSGVIGFLGLMAPHMMRILIGPRHRLLIPGSCLLGAALMVLADTLARTVIAPAEMPVGIVTAMMGCPFFLFLLVSRGQQSKL, encoded by the coding sequence ATGAAATCGCGGCAACCTTTTCTAGTCTGGAGGATGATACCGCTCATCGGTCTTTTGTTTGCCGCATTGTTGCTGGGTATGCATTGGGGGGCAGTGTCATTTTCCCTACGTGAAATTTGGGACGCATTATGGAATCCGACAGACGATTCCTATGTCAACACGATCCTCTGGCAAATTCGTATGCCGCGTGTAATTCTGGCTGCCTGTGTCGGGGGAGGTTTGGCGGTGGCAGGTGCAGCATTTCAGGGAGTGTTTCGTAATCCTCTCGCAGATCCCTTTATCATTGGTGCTTCGAGTGGTGCTGCTTTAGGGGCCACCCTGGCGCTGACTTTCATTGCGGGTAGCACGATCACCGTGACTGCGACCTGGCAAATTCCCTGGTTGATTCTCTCTGCTTTTGCTGGAGCGGTTGTTATCGTAGGGGCCGTATTTATTATCGCTGCTTTGAGCAAAGCGGGGCGAAATTCTTACTTACTCACTCTGATATTAGCAGGGATGGCATTAAGCAGTTTTACTGGTGCTTTGGTTTCCCTAATAATGTTTTTAAATCACGAAATGTTGTCTACCATTTTTAATTGGCTTCTGGGCAGTTTTTCCGGTCGGCACTGGAATGAAATCATGATCGCGGGCCCCGTCATTTTTTTCAGTGGGGGAGTACTCTGGTTATTATCGCGGCCTTTGGATTTGCTCTCTTTTGGTGATGAGACGGCATTGACGCTGGGGCTGCCTATTGGAAAATTTCGCTTCATGATTTTGTTAGCGGCTACATTGTGTACGGCTGCTTGTGTGGCAGTTTCCGGAGTCATCGGGTTCTTAGGATTAATGGCCCCACATATGATGCGAATCCTTATCGGACCCCGGCATCGATTGTTGATTCCAGGGAGTTGTTTGCTGGGAGCCGCCTTAATGGTCTTGGCAGATACGTTGGCGAGAACAGTCATTGCACCAGCGGAAATGCCGGTCGGAATTGTGACGGCTATGATGGGGTGTCCGTTTTTTCTGTTTCTGTTAGTCAGTCGTGGGCAGCAATCAAAGCTCTAA
- a CDS encoding ABC transporter substrate-binding protein: protein MKKINSKLILILLALLGSASCDYRTAQQNSAVDETAPASTELQIVSKFPVTVKDSEGIETSIAQEPVRIISLLPSHTEILFAIGAGEQMAGCTTNCDYPEETQNLKKVSLSNPGSINLETLVALKPDLVLLGGDYHQRIREQLSKLKIPVLSFESQSMAEIERSIRGLSRSTGHVDAGEKLIQKLQQEVASIQQKVKPYQKEGRPRVFYQVWDQPLMTAGPTSFIGEIIKLAGGDNIFDDVDLPYPQVSEEILIQRNPDVILLPRSKKDHSDATEIVKKLSQQPGWKQMNAVKNQRIYLIEEDFISRPGPRVVQGLQKVAQALYPEAFQK, encoded by the coding sequence ATGAAAAAAATCAATTCCAAACTGATCTTGATTCTGCTGGCACTCTTAGGGAGTGCAAGTTGCGATTACCGGACGGCACAACAAAACTCAGCCGTTGATGAAACCGCACCTGCATCAACAGAACTGCAGATTGTCTCAAAGTTTCCTGTGACAGTGAAGGATTCCGAAGGGATAGAAACGAGCATCGCTCAAGAACCGGTACGGATTATCTCTCTGCTTCCTTCACATACTGAAATACTATTTGCCATCGGTGCGGGTGAGCAAATGGCAGGTTGCACTACAAACTGTGACTATCCTGAGGAAACTCAGAATTTAAAAAAGGTAAGCCTTTCGAATCCGGGAAGTATAAATCTGGAAACTCTGGTTGCGTTAAAGCCGGATCTGGTCTTATTGGGGGGAGACTACCATCAGCGCATCCGCGAACAACTATCAAAACTGAAGATTCCTGTGTTATCATTTGAATCACAATCGATGGCTGAGATTGAACGTTCGATTCGTGGTCTGTCCCGTTCTACTGGGCACGTCGATGCAGGAGAGAAATTAATTCAGAAGCTTCAGCAGGAAGTCGCATCTATACAGCAGAAAGTAAAACCCTATCAGAAAGAAGGTCGGCCGCGTGTGTTCTATCAAGTCTGGGATCAGCCCCTCATGACAGCCGGACCAACGTCATTCATTGGTGAGATTATTAAACTGGCCGGAGGAGACAATATTTTTGATGATGTCGATCTTCCTTACCCTCAAGTGAGTGAAGAAATTCTGATTCAGCGGAATCCGGATGTGATTCTTTTACCACGCTCGAAAAAAGACCACTCCGATGCCACGGAGATCGTAAAAAAATTGAGCCAGCAACCGGGATGGAAGCAAATGAATGCAGTCAAAAATCAACGGATTTATCTTATTGAGGAAGATTTTATTTCGAGACCTGGTCCACGTGTGGTACAAGGATTACAGAAAGTGGCTCAGGCGTTGTACCCTGAAGCATTTCAGAAATAG
- the metE gene encoding 5-methyltetrahydropteroyltriglutamate--homocysteine S-methyltransferase gives MAIATNLGFPRIGAHRELKRAIEKFWSGKIEGAELLEVCRELRAANWKLQQAAGIEHIPSNDFSMYDQVLDTSAMVGAVPKRYQWSGETVDSSTYFAMARGGKGGKSVAASTEGVSALEMTKWFDTNYHYLVPEFEAHQEFKLSSTKPVDEYLEAKALGIETRPVLLGPVSFLLLGKTWEEQIDPLSLLDRLLPVYEEVLSQLKEAGAEWVQIDEPCLVLDLTEAQRKAFQQTYDRLCKIAGGLKIALATYFGHLRDNLKTAVSLPVAALHIDLVRAPEQLDEVLDQLPAETLLSIGVIDGRNIWKNDFEKSLFLIEKTINRIGSERTLIGPSCSLLHSPVDLDNETDLDVEIKQWLAYAKQKLQEIGVLTQCVNQGNESVANALAENHAAMEARRTSPKVHRQDVKERCASVTESILKRQSPYVDRYKKQVKTLGLPLFPTTTIGSFPQTNEIRKARAAHKKGELSDADYEEFLKTCIARDIKYQEEAGLDVLVHGEAERNDMVEYFGEQLEGFLATQNGWVQSYGSRCVKPPIIFGDICRKGPMTIKWSQYAQSCTNKLMKGMLTGPVTILQWSFVRDDQPRSETCQQIGLAIRDEVQGLEASGIRIIQIDEPAVREGLPLRRTDWDAYLKWAVDCFRLASAGVRDETQIHTHMCYSEFNDIIEAIAALDADVISIETSRSNMELLDAFVQYKYPNEIGPGVYDIHSPRVPTVKWMEDLLEKALDVLEPQQIWVNPDCGLKTRKWEEVEPSLKNMVEAAKSLREKVATAH, from the coding sequence ATGGCTATTGCAACAAATCTTGGATTTCCCCGTATTGGAGCCCATCGCGAGTTAAAGCGGGCTATTGAAAAATTCTGGTCCGGTAAAATTGAAGGCGCAGAGTTACTAGAAGTTTGTCGCGAACTGCGGGCTGCAAACTGGAAACTACAGCAGGCCGCAGGCATTGAACATATTCCATCGAATGATTTTTCGATGTACGATCAGGTGCTTGATACGTCGGCGATGGTGGGAGCTGTTCCGAAACGCTATCAATGGTCAGGTGAAACTGTCGATTCTTCGACTTACTTTGCGATGGCCCGTGGTGGAAAAGGAGGAAAATCGGTTGCGGCATCAACTGAAGGTGTTTCCGCGTTAGAAATGACCAAGTGGTTTGATACAAACTACCATTACCTCGTTCCCGAATTTGAGGCACATCAGGAATTCAAGCTATCATCCACCAAGCCCGTGGACGAATACCTGGAAGCCAAAGCATTGGGTATTGAAACAAGACCCGTATTACTGGGACCTGTTTCATTTCTGTTACTCGGCAAGACCTGGGAAGAACAGATTGATCCCTTGAGTCTGTTGGATCGTCTGTTACCCGTCTATGAAGAGGTGCTTTCGCAACTGAAAGAAGCTGGTGCAGAGTGGGTACAGATTGATGAACCTTGTCTGGTGCTCGATCTAACAGAAGCCCAGCGTAAAGCTTTTCAGCAGACGTATGATCGTCTGTGCAAAATAGCTGGTGGCTTAAAAATTGCTCTGGCCACTTATTTTGGTCATTTGCGAGATAACCTGAAGACAGCAGTCTCACTTCCGGTTGCTGCACTCCACATTGATCTGGTACGTGCGCCAGAACAATTAGATGAAGTTTTAGACCAGTTGCCTGCAGAAACATTACTTTCAATTGGCGTGATTGACGGTCGCAACATTTGGAAAAATGATTTCGAAAAGTCATTATTCCTTATTGAAAAAACGATCAACCGGATTGGCTCCGAACGAACTTTGATTGGTCCCTCGTGTTCTTTATTACACAGTCCCGTTGATCTCGACAATGAAACGGATCTGGATGTAGAGATCAAACAATGGTTGGCGTACGCCAAGCAAAAGCTGCAGGAAATTGGAGTACTGACTCAATGTGTCAATCAAGGCAATGAGAGTGTTGCCAATGCTTTGGCTGAGAACCATGCTGCGATGGAAGCCCGCCGTACTTCTCCCAAAGTTCATCGGCAGGATGTGAAGGAGCGTTGTGCTTCGGTGACGGAATCAATCCTGAAACGCCAAAGTCCTTATGTTGATCGATATAAAAAACAGGTGAAAACATTGGGACTTCCACTCTTTCCTACCACCACAATCGGATCGTTTCCTCAGACAAATGAAATTCGTAAGGCACGTGCCGCTCACAAAAAAGGGGAACTTTCGGATGCAGATTATGAAGAGTTTCTGAAAACGTGTATTGCCAGAGACATCAAATACCAGGAAGAGGCAGGGCTTGATGTGCTCGTGCATGGTGAAGCCGAACGAAATGACATGGTTGAATATTTCGGGGAGCAACTGGAAGGATTTCTGGCCACACAGAATGGCTGGGTGCAAAGTTATGGTTCCCGTTGTGTGAAGCCACCGATCATCTTTGGTGACATATGCCGCAAAGGGCCAATGACCATTAAGTGGTCGCAATATGCTCAATCTTGTACAAATAAGTTGATGAAAGGAATGCTGACTGGTCCTGTAACAATTCTACAATGGTCATTTGTACGAGATGATCAGCCTCGAAGCGAAACCTGTCAACAAATCGGACTTGCCATTCGAGATGAGGTGCAGGGATTGGAAGCAAGCGGGATTCGGATCATTCAAATCGATGAGCCAGCTGTACGTGAGGGGTTGCCTTTGCGTCGCACCGATTGGGATGCCTATTTGAAATGGGCCGTCGATTGTTTTCGTCTGGCTTCAGCGGGAGTAAGGGACGAGACACAGATTCATACGCATATGTGTTACTCTGAATTCAATGATATTATTGAAGCCATTGCTGCCCTGGATGCAGACGTGATTTCCATAGAAACATCACGTAGTAATATGGAATTACTGGATGCATTTGTGCAATACAAATATCCCAATGAAATTGGACCTGGAGTATACGATATTCATTCACCACGTGTTCCGACGGTCAAATGGATGGAAGATCTGCTTGAAAAAGCGTTAGATGTTCTGGAGCCTCAGCAGATTTGGGTCAACCCAGACTGCGGTCTAAAGACTCGCAAGTGGGAGGAAGTAGAACCATCATTGAAAAACATGGTGGAAGCTGCCAAATCTCTACGCGAAAAAGTGGCTACGGCTCACTGA
- a CDS encoding ribonucleotide-diphosphate reductase subunit beta has translation MTILNANTASSTSVPPVGDTPQGRFKADNKRLINCSQVDVNQLMPLKYHWAWEHYLNGCANHWMPTEVGMTKDIEMWRSNKLSEGERFVIMRNLGFFATAESLVANNIVLAIFKHVTNAECRQYLLRQAFEEAVHSHTFLYVVESLGLNESEVFNMYHEVPAIAKKDQLEMELTSEILDPEFTTDSFEGTQAFLKNLIGYYLVMEGLFFYTGFVMVLSFHRRNMMTGIGEQFQYILRDETIHLNFGIDLINGIKQENPEVWTPEFQQTIIDRIKYAAELEIEYAKDCLPTGILGLNGDLFREYVQHIADRRLERIGLPPQYGSSNPFPWMSETMDLSKEKNFFETRVTEYQSSGSLSWD, from the coding sequence ATGACAATTCTCAATGCAAATACAGCTTCTTCAACATCGGTTCCTCCTGTAGGCGATACTCCGCAGGGCCGTTTCAAAGCAGATAATAAACGACTGATTAATTGCTCTCAGGTCGACGTCAATCAATTGATGCCTTTAAAGTATCATTGGGCCTGGGAACATTATCTCAATGGTTGTGCCAATCACTGGATGCCCACCGAGGTCGGAATGACCAAAGACATTGAGATGTGGCGTTCCAATAAACTCAGTGAGGGCGAGCGGTTCGTCATCATGCGAAACTTAGGTTTCTTTGCGACAGCTGAGAGCCTGGTAGCAAACAATATCGTGCTGGCTATCTTTAAGCATGTCACTAATGCCGAATGTCGCCAATACTTACTACGTCAGGCTTTTGAAGAAGCCGTGCACTCTCATACGTTTCTGTATGTTGTAGAGAGCCTTGGACTCAATGAGTCTGAAGTCTTCAACATGTATCATGAAGTTCCCGCGATCGCCAAAAAAGATCAGTTGGAAATGGAATTGACTTCTGAAATTCTCGATCCCGAATTTACGACTGATTCTTTTGAAGGGACACAGGCCTTTTTGAAGAATCTGATCGGTTATTATCTGGTCATGGAAGGACTTTTCTTCTATACCGGTTTTGTGATGGTCCTTTCATTCCATCGCCGTAACATGATGACCGGCATTGGCGAACAGTTTCAATATATCCTTCGGGATGAAACGATTCACTTGAACTTCGGCATCGATCTGATCAACGGAATTAAACAGGAAAACCCTGAAGTCTGGACTCCTGAATTCCAGCAAACCATTATTGACCGCATCAAGTATGCTGCTGAGTTGGAAATTGAATACGCCAAGGATTGCCTCCCAACCGGAATTCTCGGGTTGAACGGCGATCTGTTCCGTGAATACGTGCAGCACATTGCTGACCGTCGACTGGAGCGTATTGGCCTCCCTCCCCAGTACGGTTCTTCGAATCCTTTCCCCTGGATGAGCGAAACAATGGACCTTTCTAAAGAGAAGAACTTCTTTGAAACCAGAGTAACGGAATATCAAAGTTCTGGTTCTTTAAGCTGGGACTGA